The Stigmatella aurantiaca DW4/3-1 genome contains the following window.
TGGCGCACATCCTCCTCGTCGACGACGAAAAGATGGCCCGGACCCTCTATGGTGACTACCTCAATGCCGCAGGGCATTCCGTCACCGCCGTGAGCGGTCTGCAGGAAGCCCAAGAGGCCCTCGCTTCCTCTCACTTCGACGCCGTGGTGACGGATCTGATCCTCCCCGGCGGCGACGGCATGGAGGTGCTCCGGCATACCAAGGAGCGCTATCCCGGCATCGAAGTGGTGGTGATCACCGGCCTGGACAAGGTGGATCCTGCGGTGCGCGCCATCAAGAGCGGCGCGGCCGAGTACCTCGTCAAGCCCGTGGCCCCGGAGGCGCTCCAGCACGCGGTGCGCCGGGCGCTCACCACGCGGGATCTGCTGCACGAGAACGCCTCCCTGCGCCAGTACGTCTCCCTGCTGGAGATGGGGCAGCGCATCGCCACCACGCTGGACCGGGAGCGGCTCATCCAGACCACCGCCAATGCCCTGGATGGACAGACGGGCGCCAGCGCGGTGCTGCTGATGATGTACGAGGGTTCCACCCTGCGGCTGCACGGCACCAGCGGGCTGGACGAAAAGGACGTCACCACGCTCGAGCCCCTGTTCACCACGCACCTTCAGGAAGTCCGCACCCCGCGCGCCCTGGATGGGCTGCCGTGCGACTATCCGCACGTGCTCGCCTTCCCGGCCAGCGACGGCGAGACGGTGCTCGGCCATGCCGTCCTGTTCTTCGCCTCGGCGCCGCCCGAGAACGTGGCGGAGGTCGCCGGCTACCTCTCGCGGCACTACGCCCTGGCGCTGCGCAACCTGGGCCGCTTCTCCGAAGTGGAGGATCTGGCCTACATGGATGATCTCACCC
Protein-coding sequences here:
- a CDS encoding GGDEF domain-containing response regulator gives rise to the protein MAHILLVDDEKMARTLYGDYLNAAGHSVTAVSGLQEAQEALASSHFDAVVTDLILPGGDGMEVLRHTKERYPGIEVVVITGLDKVDPAVRAIKSGAAEYLVKPVAPEALQHAVRRALTTRDLLHENASLRQYVSLLEMGQRIATTLDRERLIQTTANALDGQTGASAVLLMMYEGSTLRLHGTSGLDEKDVTTLEPLFTTHLQEVRTPRALDGLPCDYPHVLAFPASDGETVLGHAVLFFASAPPENVAEVAGYLSRHYALALRNLGRFSEVEDLAYMDDLTHLFNMRYLHLVLDREVKSALQTESSFSLLFLDLDHFKAVNDTHGHLVGSKLLVEVGRVLKSCVRERDVVVRYGGDEYVVLLRSSDSGGALKVAERVRRTMESHPFLHREGLSLSLTTCVGVASFPEHARDKASLLDMADRAMYRGKRGPRNVVYVAAQDLEAPPSERKATG